The stretch of DNA TTCTACCTATACCGTTCGCCGCAAACTCGGCAGCGGAGGTATGGGCGACGTCTATCTGTGTGACGATCAAGCTTTGGGTCGGCAAGTCGCGGTTAAAGTCATGCATGCGATGGAATCCGACGACCCGGTTGCAGTCAGTCGCTTTATTCAAGAAGGAAAAGCGCTAGCGAAACTCACTCATCCAAACATCGTTTCAATCTTTGGGCTTGGCGAGGAAAACGGCTTGCTTTACATCGCGATGGAACATGTCCACGGGCAGTCGCTGTTTCAGCATTCCCGAAACCGCAAGCTCAGTATCACCGAAATGGTTAATGTCTTTTGTGATATTGCCTATGGATTAGATCACGCTCATTCAGCAGGAATCGTTCACCGAGATATAAAGCCAGCAAACATTCTCGTCGATAGTTTTGGTCGCGGGAAAATTATTGATTTTGGGATCGCGAAAGCGGTGGGTGGAAATGCTATCGGACCAGAGGGTGTAAAAACCAAAACTGGCGTCGTGATCGGAACCTTAAATTATATAGCACCAGAGCTTTTTCGGGGCGATCCACCTAGTCCGTTGTCTGACATTTACGCTTTAGGTCTTTGTTTTTTTGAGATGCTGACTGGGCGCACGCCATTTAAGGGAGAGACTCAGTTTTCAACCATGGAAAAGATTCGCTCAGGGGATCTGGAGCTGCCGGAGAATCTTCGACTGTTGTTGCCTGAGGAGTTTTGGAAAATACTTTATCAGATGATCGCAGCTGAACCAACGGAGCGCATAGCAACGGCATCAGCCGCCGCCAATCGTTTAAAAGCGATTAAACTAAGTGAACTTCCGAAAGCGTGGTCTGTCCCACTCGCGACCGTGAAGTTTGATAACCTTGTTGCACTTCAATCTCGTTTAGAAGAAGTGGGAATCGATCAAGCGGAGTGGCAATTTGTTTTGTCCTCGGCGCTCAAGCGCCAAAGCGATCGACCACGAACAGCTCCAATTGCGATCGAAGCGGGTGGGAGCACCGTGGGCAGCTATGAGGATAATGGCGAAAGCACGTCATTGATTGAAACCACGGGAATCCTCTTGAAGATAGACACGTTAGAAGACGCTATTCAGGAGTACAGGTCCGATCTCGAGAAGCTGCTCACAAGCTTTCGTTCGACACGTCTTGATGAGCTTACGCCTCCTCCGGTGTTCGACGAAAAGAACTCTGCTTCGACCTCTAACTTTCAAACTGTGACATCTGCGCCCCAAAGCGTTCGTGAGGCGCCACAAACGGCCAACCATCCGATGAATGTTGAGGAAGCGAGCTCCGGTTACTTAAAATGGGTGGCGCTCGCCGTAGTCGCCGCGATAAGTTTTGTCGGGTTCTCGCAATATCGGCGATGGGAAAAAGATCAGGCGACAAAGCTTGCATTGATAGAAGCCCAAAAAGCTCTCGCCGAGAAAGCCGCAAAATTGAATGCTCAGCGCGGTCAAAAAGTTTTAGCCCCAGTTGCGAAGGGTTTTGCCATGGTCGTAGAGCCAAGTTCGGACCCTTGGCCGCCGATTCCATGGCAGCGAGAAGTGATTGGCAGTGAAAGGGATTGGCTGTGGACCCTTAAATCCCCCAATGGCGAAATTTCCAAACTCGCAGAAACCCGAACTCTCATTGCGGAAGAGGACGGACTTTTAAAATTTCAAGTCAAGTCGGCTGCTTCGCAGTCGGTTTCTGGAGAAGCGTTTGAGTGGTATCAGCCGGGCTTCCTAGCAATTC from Deltaproteobacteria bacterium encodes:
- a CDS encoding serine/threonine protein kinase — its product is MESSQRTLPEGFKISTYTVRRKLGSGGMGDVYLCDDQALGRQVAVKVMHAMESDDPVAVSRFIQEGKALAKLTHPNIVSIFGLGEENGLLYIAMEHVHGQSLFQHSRNRKLSITEMVNVFCDIAYGLDHAHSAGIVHRDIKPANILVDSFGRGKIIDFGIAKAVGGNAIGPEGVKTKTGVVIGTLNYIAPELFRGDPPSPLSDIYALGLCFFEMLTGRTPFKGETQFSTMEKIRSGDLELPENLRLLLPEEFWKILYQMIAAEPTERIATASAAANRLKAIKLSELPKAWSVPLATVKFDNLVALQSRLEEVGIDQAEWQFVLSSALKRQSDRPRTAPIAIEAGGSTVGSYEDNGESTSLIETTGILLKIDTLEDAIQEYRSDLEKLLTSFRSTRLDELTPPPVFDEKNSASTSNFQTVTSAPQSVREAPQTANHPMNVEEASSGYLKWVALAVVAAISFVGFSQYRRWEKDQATKLALIEAQKALAEKAAKLNAQRGQKVLAPVAKGFAMVVEPSSDPWPPIPWQREVIGSERDWLWTLKSPNGEISKLAETRTLIAEEDGLLKFQVKSAASQSVSGEAFEWYQPGFLAIPRRATGSTVFGGLGGTVIGQPELIFPLRKGKEVHFEFTLNQEDNKGFPTFLKFGASLKARGSCVVGDKTNVQSDGHGFVKTTCTFKTDASLEVSLAITWDEGHRKFIKQEYRLINTANDRYDVTTLVGTESLSGSNVRNPTSN